The Marivirga salinae DNA window ACAGCGGTTTTGGCTTGTGGTTCGTAATTAATGCCGCCTGCTCCTACTATCTCGCCTTGCTCCTCCACTACAAAGTAATCTTCGGTTTCATTCTCAAGGTAATGGACTAATCCTGCTCTTTCCGTTGTATCAAAATATTGGGGTGTGTTCCCATCAAACAATTGAAGAACGGCTGCTTTGTCGGAGGCTATGTAGGGTCTTATTTTCAAGTTTTATGGTTACTGAATATGATAATGATATGCTAAAAATATAAACCCCCTTCTTGAAAACCGAATTTCGTTAAGTTTTTAACCGATACTTCATTATGAAAATTAAAAAAGAAAAAGAATTTTCCAGTATACAGTATTTGAAAAATTTACATGAATTGATTTCTAACTATTTTTTTGATAGTTTTGGCAGAACTATATAGACAAGTAAAATGATCGCAATCCTCTGTTAAAATGAAGCTAAAATCAATTATCCTTTTAAGCATTTCTATATATCTCCTGATTTTTATGAATCAGTTGCAGGCTCAAAATGACCTTTTTACAGGGCGCTTGATTGATTCTGAAACAAGAAAGCCAATTGCAAATGCAAAAAT harbors:
- a CDS encoding GNAT family N-acetyltransferase; the protein is MKIRPYIASDKAAVLQLFDGNTPQYFDTTERAGLVHYLENETEDYFVVEEQGEIVGAGGINYEPQAKTAVISCVYVYFQWSHGIR